A single genomic interval of Arachis duranensis cultivar V14167 chromosome 7, aradu.V14167.gnm2.J7QH, whole genome shotgun sequence harbors:
- the LOC127740697 gene encoding uncharacterized protein LOC127740697, with product MHIPSLRVHHQILRELANSFKLGENRLETGYGSFKVRQKIIGAALGINASGDLFPQKVNYKDLSEDDKQIFRRFQGKTLKNLTDEMMAIAVDNEQDRLMFKRIFILYIQMAFLLPTTINKISPVHLAPIFEMDTIT from the exons ATGCACATCCCGTCGCTAAGGGTGCATCACCAAATATTAAGGGAGTTGGCTAACTCCTTCAAATTAGGAGAAAATAGACTAGAAACCGGCTACGGTTCATTTAAAGtaagacaaaaaataataggGGCTGCGCTTGGCATCAACGCGTCAG gagatctatttcctCAGAAAGTCAATTATAAAGATCTTTCTGAagatgacaaacaaatttttagaagattccagggtaagaccctcaaaaatctgacagatgagatgatggCTATTGCCGTTGATAATGAACAGGATCGCCTCATGTTCAAgaggattttcatcctctatATACAGATGGCGTTCCTGTTACCAAcgacaataaacaaaatctcaCCTGTGCACCTGGCCCCAATTTTCGAGATGGACACAATAACATAA